One genomic region from Candidatus Kaelpia aquatica encodes:
- a CDS encoding 3-isopropylmalate dehydrogenase — protein sequence MGREDLKSYNIAVIAGDGTGPEVVREGLKVLKAVGSKYDIKFNFNDYDFGGDRYLKTGEILPDSAIEELKGYDAIYLGAIGHPDVAPGILEKGILLKARFALDQYINLRPVKLYPGVWTPIKDKGPEEIDFVVVRENTEGLYTGCGGFLKKGTDKEVAIQESVNTRFGVERCLRYAFEYTKKRNKNKKLTLCGKTNVLTYAFDLWERAFNEVAKEYTDITTDYAHVDATCMWMIKNPEWFDVIVTDNMFGDIITDLGAMIQGGMGIAAGGNINPEGVSMFEPIGGSAPKYTGQNVINPLAAISAGAMMLDTIGEEDAALKIEDAVMDITANKLKSLSAGRMGYSTTEVGDMVAERILNDKIS from the coding sequence ATGGGCAGAGAAGATTTAAAGTCATATAATATTGCTGTTATAGCTGGTGATGGAACGGGACCTGAGGTTGTAAGAGAGGGGTTGAAGGTTTTAAAGGCGGTAGGTTCAAAGTATGATATCAAATTCAATTTTAATGATTATGATTTTGGAGGAGATAGGTACTTAAAGACCGGAGAGATACTTCCAGACTCTGCAATTGAAGAGCTGAAAGGCTATGATGCAATCTATTTAGGCGCGATTGGCCATCCTGATGTTGCTCCTGGAATTCTTGAAAAGGGAATTCTATTAAAAGCTAGATTTGCGTTGGATCAATATATTAACTTAAGACCTGTGAAGCTATATCCTGGTGTCTGGACTCCAATTAAAGATAAAGGCCCAGAGGAGATAGACTTTGTTGTTGTGCGGGAGAATACCGAAGGGCTCTATACCGGCTGCGGTGGCTTCTTAAAGAAAGGCACGGATAAAGAGGTAGCAATTCAAGAGTCTGTAAATACTAGATTTGGAGTCGAGAGATGCCTTAGGTATGCATTTGAATATACCAAGAAGAGAAATAAGAATAAAAAGCTTACTCTCTGTGGAAAAACCAATGTTTTAACTTATGCTTTTGATCTCTGGGAGAGAGCTTTTAATGAAGTAGCTAAAGAGTATACTGATATTACTACTGATTATGCTCATGTAGATGCAACTTGCATGTGGATGATCAAGAACCCAGAATGGTTTGATGTCATTGTAACTGATAATATGTTTGGAGATATTATCACTGATTTAGGGGCTATGATTCAGGGTGGTATGGGTATTGCAGCTGGAGGCAATATCAATCCGGAAGGGGTTTCAATGTTTGAACCAATCGGTGGCTCTGCCCCCAAGTATACAGGTCAAAATGTTATTAATCCTCTTGCTGCTATCTCTGCAGGGGCTATGATGCTGGATACCATTGGAGAGGAAGACGCAGCTTTAAAGATTGAAGATGCGGTTATGGATATTACAGCTAACAAATTAAAAAGCCTCTCAGCCGGTAGAATGGGTTACTCTACTACTGAAGTAGGCGATATGGTAGCTGAGCGTATCTTAAACGATAAAATAAGTTAA
- a CDS encoding 3-isopropylmalate dehydratase small subunit: MKIKGRVWRFGNDIDTDLIIPARYLVTTDAKELGLNCLGGIKKGFPSEVKSGDIIVGGKNFGSGSSREHAPLAIKGAGVAAVIASSFARIFYRNSINIGLPIIEIDSVNRFKDKDLIEIDFLGGSISNLTTREDLSFQSYPEFLQRIIKAGGLMRWAEKI; the protein is encoded by the coding sequence ATGAAGATAAAAGGTCGAGTTTGGAGATTTGGTAACGATATTGATACGGATTTAATAATCCCTGCAAGATATCTTGTTACAACAGATGCAAAAGAGCTAGGGTTGAACTGTCTTGGGGGTATTAAGAAAGGCTTTCCCTCTGAGGTTAAGAGTGGAGATATTATAGTGGGGGGCAAGAACTTTGGTTCTGGGTCATCTCGCGAACACGCACCTCTGGCTATTAAAGGTGCAGGTGTAGCTGCTGTGATTGCCTCTTCTTTTGCCAGAATATTTTATAGGAACTCGATAAATATAGGATTGCCTATAATAGAGATTGATTCTGTAAATAGATTTAAAGACAAAGATTTAATAGAGATAGATTTTTTAGGCGGCAGTATAAGCAATTTAACTACAAGAGAGGATCTCTCTTTTCAGAGTTATCCTGAATTTTTACAGAGAATTATAAAAGCAGGAGGTTTGATGAGATGGGCAGAGAAGATTTAA
- a CDS encoding nicotinamide-nucleotide amidohydrolase family protein codes for MKKNLFSIVKRTATIKNMANTVRINHKISSLLKKNNLTISSAESCTGGLLASRLTNIAGSSSYFKTGFITYNIESKLKYLKIDKNTISSYGSVSKECAKEMADNVKSLTNSEIGIATTGILGPKTMENRSKGEVYIALSLPNKSTVKKLRLNGSRITIKKEAVTQALQLLYQELCQL; via the coding sequence ATGAAAAAAAACTTATTTTCAATAGTTAAAAGAACAGCTACAATAAAAAACATGGCCAATACAGTTAGAATAAATCATAAGATATCCTCTCTGCTTAAAAAAAATAATCTTACTATATCATCTGCTGAATCATGCACAGGCGGTCTTCTAGCAAGTAGACTTACTAATATAGCCGGCAGTTCTTCTTATTTTAAAACAGGATTTATTACTTATAATATAGAATCAAAATTAAAATATCTGAAGATAGATAAAAATACGATCAGCAGCTACGGATCTGTAAGTAAGGAATGCGCTAAAGAGATGGCAGATAATGTAAAGTCTTTGACGAATAGTGAGATAGGCATAGCTACAACCGGAATACTGGGCCCCAAAACAATGGAAAATAGATCTAAAGGAGAAGTATATATAGCGCTATCACTGCCGAATAAATCCACCGTTAAAAAATTGAGATTAAATGGCAGTAGAATTACAATTAAAAAAGAGGCAGTAACCCAGGCACTGCAACTGTTATACCAAGAGCTATGTCAGCTTTAA
- the thpR gene encoding RNA 2',3'-cyclic phosphodiesterase — protein sequence MSALRTFIAIEIDDKTRTIISNIQNSFKKSKADIRLIAPDNIHITLIFIGNIEATKVDEIRKELQNLISSTKVFKILPKDIGCFPNTKNPKILWIGIKDGAEKLIELNKKIKLLLDGCKITTDDRDFHPHITIGRVKSSNNIDALKATLLNFSEQSFQQIAVERISLIKSNLTPAGPQYKTITRWELSKNK from the coding sequence ATGTCAGCTTTAAGAACTTTTATAGCCATTGAGATAGACGATAAAACTCGAACTATAATATCTAATATCCAAAACAGCTTTAAAAAATCCAAAGCAGACATTAGGCTCATAGCTCCAGACAACATTCATATAACACTAATCTTTATAGGTAATATCGAAGCAACCAAGGTTGACGAAATAAGAAAAGAGCTTCAAAATCTTATCTCAAGTACTAAAGTTTTTAAAATATTACCCAAGGACATAGGGTGCTTTCCAAACACAAAAAATCCCAAGATACTATGGATAGGTATAAAAGATGGAGCAGAAAAACTAATAGAACTAAACAAAAAAATAAAATTACTGCTTGATGGCTGCAAAATTACAACGGATGACAGAGATTTTCACCCTCATATAACTATCGGACGAGTAAAATCATCCAATAATATAGATGCTTTAAAAGCGACGCTGTTGAATTTTTCCGAACAAAGTTTCCAGCAGATAGCCGTAGAGAGGATCTCTCTTATCAAAAGTAATCTTACCCCAGCCGGCCCTCAATATAAAACAATAACAAGATGGGAGCTATCTAAGAATAAGTAA
- a CDS encoding aspartate-semialdehyde dehydrogenase — protein sequence MKEYNVAVCGATGVVGREMLKVLEERDFPIKKLLPLASERSIGKEIEFKGRKIKVELLEPDVFSDIDYALFSAGSSVSLEIAPEAAKRGAVVIDNSSAFRMDDEVPLVVPEVNPEDAFRHKGIIANPNCSTIQMVVVLKPIHDNFKIKRVVVSTYQSVSGWGKEAVDQLWKEMAKIAESGETKVDLENRVLPSQIAFNLFPHIDTFSENGYTKEELKMVNETNKIMHGDLSVTATCVRVPILISHSEAINIELEKKADPDAIRELLSNAPGVKVIDDVSNNSYPMPLYAAGSDDTFVGRIRKDSTVESGIWLWVVSDNLKKGAALNAVQIAELLAQKSC from the coding sequence ATGAAAGAATATAATGTAGCTGTATGCGGGGCGACTGGAGTAGTTGGCAGGGAGATGCTTAAAGTCTTAGAGGAGAGGGATTTTCCGATTAAGAAGCTGCTTCCTCTGGCCTCTGAGCGTTCTATTGGTAAAGAGATTGAATTTAAAGGTAGAAAAATAAAAGTCGAGCTTCTTGAACCCGATGTTTTCTCAGATATAGATTATGCTCTCTTCTCTGCTGGTTCATCCGTTAGCTTAGAGATTGCACCTGAAGCTGCTAAGAGGGGAGCGGTTGTTATAGATAATTCCTCAGCTTTTAGAATGGATGACGAGGTTCCTCTAGTTGTGCCCGAGGTAAATCCAGAAGATGCTTTTAGGCATAAAGGTATAATTGCTAACCCTAACTGCTCTACTATACAGATGGTTGTAGTACTTAAGCCAATACACGATAATTTTAAGATTAAAAGAGTTGTTGTCTCTACTTATCAGTCTGTATCTGGATGGGGTAAGGAGGCAGTAGATCAACTCTGGAAAGAGATGGCTAAGATTGCAGAGAGTGGTGAGACCAAGGTGGATTTAGAGAATAGGGTTTTGCCTTCTCAGATTGCATTTAACCTCTTTCCTCATATAGATACTTTCTCAGAAAATGGATATACCAAAGAAGAGCTGAAGATGGTTAATGAGACAAATAAGATTATGCATGGAGATCTCTCTGTAACTGCAACATGCGTAAGAGTCCCTATCTTAATATCTCATAGTGAGGCGATAAATATTGAGTTGGAGAAAAAAGCAGACCCTGATGCGATAAGAGAATTGCTAAGTAATGCTCCAGGGGTAAAGGTTATCGACGATGTATCTAATAATAGCTACCCAATGCCTCTTTATGCAGCGGGTTCAGATGATACCTTTGTAGGTAGGATAAGAAAAGATTCTACAGTTGAGAGCGGAATCTGGCTTTGGGTTGTATCCGACAACCTAAAAAAAGGAGCTGCTTTAAATGCAGTTCAGATCGCTGAGCTTCTTGCGCAAAAGAGTTGCTAG